The Aquila chrysaetos chrysaetos chromosome 16, bAquChr1.4, whole genome shotgun sequence genome has a segment encoding these proteins:
- the CLP1 gene encoding polyribonucleotide 5'-hydroxyl-kinase Clp1, with product MATAAAAPPAQRAGRASLTSLPAHPRRPGSAAAPRAGEARWRVMADDGGEEKKQVAKFELERETELRFEVEASQTVQLELLTGMAEVFGTELTRNKKFTFDAGAKVAVFTWHGCTVQLSGRTEVAYVSKDTPMLLYLNTHTALEQMRRQAEREDERGPRVMVVGPTDVGKSTVCRLLLNYAVRLGRRPTFVELDVGQGSVSIPGTMGALYIERPADVEEGFSLQAPLVYHFGSTTPGTNIKLYNKITSRLADVFNQRCEVNRRASVSGCVINTCGWVKGSGYQALVHAASAFEVDVVVVLDQERLYNELKRDLPHFVRTVLLPKSGGVVERSKDFRRECRDDRIREYFYGFRGCFYPHAFDVKFSDVKIYKVGAPTIPDSCLPLGMSQEDNQLKLVPVTPGRDMVHHLLSVSTADSPDDNISETSVAGFIVVTGIDLERQVFTVLSPAPRPLPKNFLLIMDIRFMDLK from the exons ATGGCAACCGCCGCCGCAGCTCCCCCCGCCCAACGGGCCGGGCGCGCCTCTCTGACCTCACTTCCGGCGCACCCTCGCCGGCCCGGAAGCGCGGCGGCCCCG CGGGCAGGCGAGGCCCGGTGGCGCGTCATGGCGGACGACGGCGGGGAGGAGAAGAAGCAGGTGGCCAAGTTCGAGCTGGAGCGGGAGACGGAGCTGCGCTTTGAGGTGGAGGCCTCGCAGACggtgcagctggagctgctcaCCGGCATGGCCGAGGTCTTCGGCACCGAGCTTACCCGCAACAAGAAGTTCACCTTTGACGCCGGTGCTAAGGTGGCTGTCTTCACCTGGCACGGCTGCACCGTCCAGCTCAGCGGCCGCACTGAGGTGGCCTACGTCTCCAAGGACACCCCCATGCTGCTCTACCTCAACACCCACACGGCCCTGGAGCAGATGCGGCGGCAGGCGGAGCGGGAGGATGAGCGAGGGCCCCGCGTCATGGTGGTGGGACCCACCGACGTGGGTAAGTCGACCGTGTGCCGCTTGCTGCTGAATTACGCCGTGCGCCTGGGGCGCCGGCCCACCTTCGTGGAGCTGGACGTGGGCCAGGGCTCCGTCTCCATCCCCGGCACCATGGGCGCTCTCTACATTGAGCGGCCGGCCGACGTGGAGGAGGGCTTCTCCCTCCAGGCCCCGCTTGTCTACCACTTCGGCTCCACCACGCCCGGCACCAACATCAAGCTCTACAACAAG ATCACATCCCGCCTGGCCGATGTCTTCAACCAGCGCTGCGAAGTGAACCGCCGCGCCTCGGTGAGCGGCTGCGTCATCAACACCTGCGGCTGGGTGAAGGGCTCGGGTTACCAGGCGCTGGTGCACGCCGCCTCTGCCTTCGAGGTGGACGTGGTGGTGGTGCTGGACCAGGAGCGGCTCTACAACGAGTTGAAGAGGGACCTGCCCCACTTTGTGCGCACTGTCCTGCTCCCCAAGTCCGGCGGGGTGGTGGAGCGCTCCAAGGACTTCCGGCGGGAGTGCCGAGACGACCGCATCCGCGAGTATTTCTACGGCTTCCGGGGCTGCTTCTACCCTCACGCCTTCGACGTCAAGTTCTCCGACGTCAAGATCTACAAGGTGGGGGCTCCCACCATCCCGgactcctgcctgcccctgggcATGTCGCAGGAGGATAACCAGCTGAAGCTGGTGCCGGTGACGCCGGGGCGGGACATGGTGCACCACCTGCTGAGCGTCAGCACCGCCGACAGCCCCGACGACAACATCTCCGAGACCAGCGTGGCCGGCTTCATCGTCGTCACCGGCATCGACCTGGAGCGCCAGGTCTTCACCgtcctctcccctgcccctcgGCCCCTGCCCAAGAACTTCCTCCTCATCATGGACATCCGCTTCATGGACCTCAAGTAG
- the SERPING1 gene encoding plasma protease C1 inhibitor translates to MELAGRGGSHSPRTVPQVGRLELSEGLSLVVLVPRGPLGALGTLEQALDPPAFLGLLRRAARTPLQATALALPRLRLDLALDVVAMVHDMDYGLFLDAELCGLAQGPAVAVDAARHRAVLALDEAGVEAAGAMATSVARTVLLLDALRPFLFVLWHDAGAVPLFMGRLSDPQP, encoded by the exons CGCCGCGGACCGTCCCGCAGGTGGGGCGGCTGGAGCTGAGCGAGGGCCTGAGCCTGGTGGTGCTGGTGCCACGGGGGCCCCTGGGAGCGCTGGGGACCCTGGAGCAGGCGCTGGACCCCCCGGccttcctggggctgctgcGACGGGCGGCCCGCACTCCGCTTCAGGCCACCGCCCTAGCCCTGCCCCGCCTGCGCCTCGACCTCGCCCTGGACGTGGTGGCCATGGTCCACGACATGG ACTATGGGCTGTTCCTGGACGCGGAGCTGTGCGGGCTGGCGCAGGGCCCAGCGGTGGCGGTGGACGCGGCAAGGCACCGGGCGGTGCTGGCACTGGACGAGGCCGGCGTGGAGGCGGCGGGCGCCATGGCCACCTCGGTGGCGCGCACGGTCCTGCTGCTGGATGCCCTGCGCCCCTTCCTCTTCGTCCTCTGGCACGATGCCGGCGCCGTCCCTCTCTTCATGGGCCGCCTCAGCGACCCCCAGCCCTGA
- the YPEL4 gene encoding protein yippee-like 4, with protein MQSPGTQGPPPPPPPPRGRPVPAPGARPGDSGSGGGSGDSGRRPPPFSTSFSPGGARGSGAPPTSAREERRLSALCCAASPASGSAGGARCPLPPRALPGPCRPPCPPPRRCLPPASHLPPRTFHSYLPRSHRTYSCVHCRAHLARHEELISKSFQGSHGRAYLFNSVVNVGCGPAEQRLLLTGLHSVADIFCQSCKTTLGWKYEQAFESSQKYKEGKFIIEMSHMVKENGWD; from the exons ATGCAGTCCCCGGGCAcgcagggccccccccccccccccccccccccccgcggccgtCCGGTGCCCGCGCCCGGCGCCCGCCCCGGGGacagcggcagcggcggcggcagcggggacAGCGGCAGGCG GCCGCCCCCCTTTTCCACCTCCTTCTCACCTGGGGGGGCCCGGGGCAGCGGTGCCCCCCCGACCTCTGCGCGGGAGGAACGACGGCTCTCGGCACTCTGCTGCGCTGCTTCCCCTGCGAGCGGCTCTGCGGGGGGTGCACggtgccccctgcccccccgcGCCCTCCCGGGGCCCTGCCGCCcgccatgcccccccccccggcgctgcCTGCCCCCCGCCTCCCACCTGCCCCCCAGGACCTTCCACAGCTACCTGCCCCGCTCCCACCGCACCTACAGCTGCGTCCACTGCCGGGCCCACCTGGCCAGGCACGAGGAGCTCATCTCCaag TCCTTCCAGGGCAGCCATGGCCGTGCCTACCTGTTCAACTCTGT GGTGAACGTGGGCTGTGGCCCGGCGGAGCAGCGGCTGCTGCTGACGGGGCTGCACTCGGTGGCCGACATCTTCTGCCAGAGCTGCAAGACCACCCTGGGCTGGAAATAC GAGCAGGCCTTCGAGAGCAGCCAGAAGTACAAGGAGGGGAAGTTCATCATCGAGATGTCGCACATGGTGAAGGAGAACGGCTGGGACTGA